From Streptomyces qinzhouensis, one genomic window encodes:
- a CDS encoding LLM class flavin-dependent oxidoreductase: MKFSYALLPDHSVAEAVETIELADELGFYACYATDETWHKDLWVLFAVAATRTRSIRLGPSVTPVLLREPTLLAQALATLDEVSGGRAEAVLSSGNTGLLEQYRIDASRMKPLSRTKEALHVVRTLLDEGAITFDGEFYTYDGLFTFARPVQERVPLKLGGMRGPRTFEAAGELSDGCHHALSYTREAYEYMVGHMRAGAERAGRDVTSLDIGAWVVLATAEDSAAAREAARSMVGIYASSMSDEQLRRNGVDPEELKPVVDAVRAGDLARGIELTSPEVTDRLSVSGTPEECVEKIRAEIAPAGVNHLICAVTDRTLVKAFTERDLPQVPGAREQLRLIHDRIMPAFA, from the coding sequence ATGAAATTCAGTTACGCGTTACTCCCCGACCACTCCGTCGCGGAAGCCGTGGAGACCATCGAACTCGCGGACGAGCTGGGGTTCTACGCCTGTTACGCGACGGACGAGACCTGGCACAAGGACCTGTGGGTGCTATTCGCCGTGGCGGCGACCCGGACCAGGTCGATCAGGCTGGGCCCCAGCGTCACCCCGGTGCTGCTACGGGAACCGACGCTTCTGGCGCAGGCCCTGGCCACCCTGGACGAGGTATCGGGCGGCCGGGCCGAGGCCGTGCTGTCGAGCGGAAACACCGGGCTGCTGGAGCAGTACCGTATCGACGCCTCGCGGATGAAGCCGCTGTCCCGCACCAAGGAGGCCCTGCATGTGGTGCGGACCCTCCTCGACGAGGGGGCCATCACCTTCGACGGCGAGTTCTACACGTACGACGGGCTGTTCACCTTCGCCCGGCCGGTCCAGGAACGGGTACCGCTGAAGCTGGGCGGGATGCGCGGGCCGCGCACCTTCGAGGCCGCCGGAGAGCTCTCGGACGGCTGCCATCACGCGCTGAGCTACACGCGGGAGGCGTACGAGTACATGGTCGGGCATATGCGGGCCGGTGCCGAGCGGGCGGGCAGAGACGTGACCTCGCTGGACATCGGGGCCTGGGTGGTCCTGGCCACCGCGGAGGACTCCGCCGCGGCGCGTGAGGCGGCCCGCAGCATGGTGGGGATCTACGCCTCGTCGATGTCGGACGAGCAGCTGCGGCGCAACGGAGTGGACCCGGAGGAATTGAAGCCGGTGGTGGACGCCGTCCGGGCGGGCGATCTGGCCCGGGGAATCGAGCTGACGTCCCCTGAGGTCACCGATCGTCTGTCGGTATCGGGGACGCCCGAGGAGTGCGTCGAGAAGATCCGTGCCGAGATCGCGCCGGCCGGGGTCAACCATCTGATCTGCGCGGTGACGGACCGGACGCTGGTGAAGGCCTTCACCGAACGGGATCTGCCGCAGGTGCCCGGGGCGCGGGAACAGCTGCGGCTGATCCACGACCGGATCATGCCCGCGTTCGCCTGA
- a CDS encoding ROK family protein, producing MTARPANAHQAKLLKLLRDGGPNSRAQLGDLVDLSRSKLAVEVDKLLETGLVVADGLAASRGGRRSHNIRLAPELRFLGVDIGATSVDVAVTNAELEVLGHLNHPMDVREGPVAVFEQVLAMAAKLKATGLAEGFDGAGIGVPGPVRYPEGVPVAPPIMPGWDGFPVREALSQDLGCPVMVDNDVNLMAMGEQHAGVARSVADFLCLKIGTGIGCGIVVGGEVYRGTTGSAGDIGHIQVDPYGRACACGNKGCLEAHFSGAALARDAEEAARSGRSPELAERLAAAGRLTAADVSAAASAGDTAALELIREGGNRVGQVVAGLVSFFNPGLVVIGGGVTGLGHTLLAAVRTQVYRQSLPLATGNLPIVLGELGAVAGVIGAARLISDHLFSPA from the coding sequence ATGACCGCTCGACCCGCGAACGCGCACCAGGCGAAGCTGCTCAAGCTGCTGCGCGACGGGGGGCCCAACTCCCGGGCCCAGCTCGGCGATCTCGTGGACCTCTCCCGCTCCAAACTGGCCGTCGAGGTCGACAAGCTGCTGGAGACCGGGCTGGTCGTCGCGGACGGTCTGGCCGCGTCCCGCGGCGGGCGGCGCTCCCACAATATCCGGCTCGCCCCCGAACTCCGCTTCCTCGGCGTCGATATCGGCGCCACCTCCGTCGATGTCGCGGTCACCAACGCCGAACTGGAGGTGCTCGGACACCTCAACCACCCGATGGACGTCCGCGAGGGCCCCGTCGCGGTCTTCGAGCAGGTCCTCGCGATGGCCGCCAAGCTGAAGGCCACCGGCCTCGCCGAGGGCTTCGACGGCGCGGGCATCGGCGTCCCGGGCCCGGTCCGCTATCCCGAGGGCGTCCCGGTCGCGCCGCCCATCATGCCCGGCTGGGACGGCTTCCCGGTCCGGGAGGCGCTCAGCCAGGATCTCGGCTGCCCGGTCATGGTCGACAACGACGTGAACCTGATGGCCATGGGCGAACAGCACGCCGGAGTGGCCCGTTCGGTCGCCGACTTCCTCTGCCTCAAGATCGGTACGGGTATCGGCTGCGGAATCGTCGTCGGCGGTGAGGTCTACCGCGGTACGACCGGCAGCGCCGGGGACATCGGCCATATCCAGGTCGACCCCTACGGCCGGGCCTGCGCCTGCGGCAACAAGGGCTGTCTGGAGGCCCACTTCAGCGGCGCGGCGCTGGCCCGCGACGCCGAGGAGGCGGCCCGCTCCGGACGCTCACCCGAACTGGCCGAACGGCTCGCGGCGGCGGGCAGACTGACCGCCGCGGACGTCTCGGCCGCCGCGTCCGCCGGTGACACCGCCGCGCTGGAGCTGATCCGCGAGGGCGGCAACCGCGTCGGCCAGGTCGTCGCCGGTCTGGTCAGCTTCTTCAATCCGGGCCTGGTGGTGATCGGCGGCGGGGTCACCGGCCTCGGCCATACACTGCTGGCCGCCGTCCGGACCCAGGTCTACCGCCAGTCGCTGCCGCTGGCCACCGGAAACCTGCCCATCGTCCTGGGCGAACTGGGCGCGGTCGCCGGAGTCATCGGCGCCGCCCGGCTCATCAGCGACCACCTGTTCTCGCCGGCCTGA
- a CDS encoding sugar ABC transporter ATP-binding protein — protein sequence MAPEPPLLTMSGITKSFPGVRALDGVDLEVAAGEVHCLLGQNGAGKSTLIKVLAGAHQPDEGTITWRGEPVALRSPIAAMRLGIATIYQELDLVEGLSVAENVHLGHEPTTAGFIVRAAAARSATTALLRRLGHPEIDPARPVGALSAAQQQIVSMARALSHDVRLIVMDEPSAALDPDEVDNLFRIVADLTADGVAVVYISHRLEEIRRIGDRVTVLKDGRAVARALPAESTPTNEVVALMTGRKVEYVFPERPAAPAPATAEPVLRVEGLARAGEFAPVDLELRPGEIVGLAGLVGSGRSEILETIYGARRPDSGRVLVEGRPLRPGSVRAAVAAGIGLAPEERKAQGLLLTESVTRNVSVSTLSRFARLGWIDRSAERAAARAATRELSLRPDNPDAAVRTLSGGNQQKAVLARWLLRGCKVLLLDEPTRGVDVGARAELYAVIRRLADEGLAVLLVSSEVPEVLGLADRVLVLREGSVVHTADARDLDEHRVLDLVMEGNPTA from the coding sequence ATGGCACCAGAACCGCCCTTGCTCACCATGTCCGGCATCACCAAGTCGTTCCCCGGGGTCCGCGCGCTCGACGGCGTGGACCTGGAGGTCGCGGCCGGTGAGGTCCACTGCCTCCTCGGCCAGAACGGCGCCGGCAAGTCCACCCTGATCAAAGTGCTCGCCGGGGCCCACCAGCCCGACGAAGGCACCATCACCTGGCGCGGCGAACCCGTCGCCCTGCGCTCGCCGATCGCCGCCATGCGCCTCGGTATCGCCACCATCTATCAGGAACTCGACCTGGTGGAGGGCCTGTCGGTGGCCGAGAACGTCCATCTCGGACACGAGCCCACCACCGCCGGATTCATCGTCCGGGCCGCCGCCGCCCGGTCGGCCACCACCGCGCTGCTGCGCCGGCTCGGCCATCCGGAGATCGACCCGGCCCGCCCGGTCGGCGCCCTCTCCGCCGCCCAGCAGCAGATCGTCTCCATGGCCCGGGCGCTCTCCCACGACGTACGGCTGATCGTGATGGACGAGCCGTCCGCCGCCCTCGACCCGGACGAGGTCGACAATCTCTTCCGGATCGTCGCCGATCTGACCGCCGACGGTGTCGCCGTCGTCTACATCTCGCACCGGCTGGAGGAGATCCGCCGGATCGGCGACCGGGTCACCGTCCTCAAGGACGGCCGGGCCGTGGCCCGCGCTCTGCCCGCCGAATCGACCCCCACGAACGAGGTCGTCGCCCTGATGACCGGCCGGAAGGTCGAGTACGTCTTCCCCGAGCGGCCCGCCGCCCCCGCCCCGGCGACCGCCGAACCCGTCCTGCGGGTGGAAGGCCTGGCCCGCGCGGGCGAGTTCGCCCCCGTCGATCTGGAACTCCGCCCCGGGGAGATCGTCGGCCTCGCCGGGCTCGTCGGCTCCGGCCGCTCCGAGATCCTGGAGACCATCTACGGCGCCCGCCGCCCCGACTCCGGCCGGGTCCTGGTCGAAGGCCGCCCGCTGCGCCCCGGCAGCGTCCGGGCCGCGGTCGCCGCCGGTATCGGGCTCGCACCCGAGGAGCGCAAGGCCCAGGGCCTGCTGCTGACCGAGTCCGTCACCCGGAACGTCTCGGTCTCCACGCTCTCCCGCTTCGCCCGTCTCGGCTGGATCGACCGGTCCGCCGAACGCGCCGCGGCCCGCGCCGCGACCCGTGAACTCTCCCTGCGCCCCGACAATCCCGACGCGGCCGTGCGCACCCTCTCCGGCGGCAACCAGCAGAAGGCGGTCCTCGCCCGCTGGCTGCTGCGCGGCTGCAAGGTGCTGCTGCTCGACGAGCCCACCCGGGGCGTGGACGTCGGGGCCCGGGCCGAGCTGTACGCCGTGATCCGGCGGCTCGCCGACGAGGGACTGGCCGTACTCCTCGTCTCCAGTGAGGTGCCCGAGGTACTGGGCCTCGCCGACCGGGTGCTGGTGCTGCGCGAAGGCAGCGTCGTGCATACGGCCGACGCCCGTGACCTCGACGAGCACCGCGTCCTCGACCTTGTGATGGAAGGGAACCCGACGGCATGA
- a CDS encoding AMP-dependent synthetase/ligase has translation MREFTVPPLDAPPLVGGLADAVFHRAERFPERVALCRKNALGGWEEVTSARFRDEVLALAKGLIADGVRFGDRVALMCRTRYEWTLFDFALWTVGAQSVPVYPTSSREQVFRMLQDAEVSAALVEHEDHAMTVGSLIGGLPLLKRLWQLDAGAVADLTAAGERIADDVVHRHRRAVTPDSTATVVYTSGTAGRPRGCVLTHAQLMFEASTLTGHWEAALRGRPGEDASTLLFLPLAHVYGRMVQIAAVRGGVRLAHQPAVAGAELLADLAAFRPTFVLAVPYVFEKIYAEVRRTAERDGKAGNFEKAADAAVRYAEALEQRAFGRGPGPSAAMRVQHQLFDRSVYARVRELLGGRVRHAMSGGSALDRRLGLFFEGAGITVMEGYGLTETAGAATGNPPGRTKFGTVGPPVPGTTVHIAEDGEIWLHGPQVFAGYHSDPAATADVLHDGWLATGDLGTLDEDGYLTVVGRKKEILVTSGGKSVSPVPLEERVRSHPLVAQCLVVGDDRPFVAALVTVDQEAVDHWLAMLRRPVLAPGELVRDPELETEIRRAVVLANAQVSQAESIRTFRILAHPFTEEHGLLTPSLKLKRQAIEEAYAAEVEALYR, from the coding sequence TTGCGCGAGTTCACTGTCCCCCCGCTGGACGCGCCCCCTCTTGTCGGCGGACTGGCCGACGCGGTGTTCCACCGCGCCGAGCGGTTCCCGGAACGGGTCGCCCTCTGTCGCAAGAACGCGCTCGGCGGCTGGGAGGAGGTGACCTCGGCGCGCTTTCGCGACGAGGTCCTCGCCCTCGCCAAAGGGCTGATAGCCGACGGAGTCCGGTTCGGCGACCGGGTCGCGCTGATGTGCCGTACCCGCTACGAGTGGACCCTCTTCGACTTCGCCCTGTGGACGGTCGGCGCCCAGTCCGTCCCGGTGTATCCGACGTCCTCGCGGGAGCAGGTGTTCCGGATGCTCCAGGACGCCGAGGTGTCCGCCGCCCTGGTGGAGCACGAGGACCACGCCATGACCGTGGGCTCGCTGATCGGCGGGCTGCCGCTGCTCAAACGGCTGTGGCAGCTCGACGCGGGCGCGGTCGCCGATCTGACGGCGGCCGGCGAGCGGATCGCCGACGATGTGGTGCACCGGCACCGGCGCGCCGTGACCCCCGATTCCACGGCGACCGTCGTCTACACCTCCGGCACCGCGGGACGCCCCCGGGGCTGTGTCCTGACCCATGCCCAGCTGATGTTCGAGGCCTCCACGCTGACCGGGCACTGGGAGGCGGCGCTGCGCGGCCGGCCCGGCGAGGACGCGTCGACGCTGCTGTTCCTGCCGCTGGCGCATGTGTACGGGCGGATGGTGCAGATCGCGGCGGTCCGGGGCGGGGTGCGGCTCGCCCATCAGCCGGCCGTGGCGGGAGCGGAGCTGCTGGCGGATCTGGCGGCCTTCCGGCCCACGTTCGTCCTGGCCGTGCCGTATGTCTTCGAGAAGATCTACGCCGAGGTGCGGCGGACGGCGGAGCGGGACGGGAAGGCGGGGAACTTCGAGAAGGCGGCGGACGCGGCCGTACGGTACGCGGAGGCGCTGGAGCAGCGGGCGTTCGGCCGAGGCCCTGGCCCCTCGGCGGCCATGCGGGTGCAGCACCAACTGTTCGACCGGTCGGTCTACGCCCGGGTCCGGGAACTCCTCGGCGGCCGGGTACGGCACGCCATGTCCGGCGGGTCGGCCCTGGACCGGCGGCTCGGGCTCTTCTTCGAGGGCGCGGGCATCACCGTCATGGAGGGCTACGGGCTGACCGAGACCGCGGGCGCGGCGACCGGCAATCCGCCCGGCCGGACCAAGTTCGGCACCGTCGGACCGCCCGTACCGGGAACGACCGTCCATATCGCGGAGGACGGCGAGATCTGGCTGCACGGGCCGCAGGTCTTCGCCGGATACCACTCCGATCCGGCGGCCACCGCCGACGTACTGCACGACGGCTGGCTGGCCACCGGCGATCTCGGGACGCTGGACGAGGACGGCTATCTCACCGTCGTCGGGCGGAAGAAGGAGATCCTGGTGACCTCCGGCGGCAAGAGCGTCTCCCCGGTGCCGCTGGAGGAGCGGGTGCGGTCCCATCCGCTGGTGGCGCAGTGTCTGGTGGTCGGCGACGACCGGCCGTTCGTGGCGGCCCTGGTCACCGTGGACCAGGAGGCCGTGGACCACTGGCTGGCGATGCTCCGCCGGCCCGTGCTGGCACCGGGCGAACTGGTCCGCGATCCGGAGCTGGAGACGGAGATCCGGCGGGCGGTGGTGCTGGCGAACGCCCAGGTGTCGCAGGCGGAGTCGATCCGTACGTTCCGGATACTGGCCCATCCCTTCACCGAGGAGCACGGGCTGCTCACCCCGTCCCTGAAGCTGAAGCGGCAGGCCATCGAAGAGGCGTACGCGGCGGAGGTGGAGGCGCTGTACCGCTGA
- a CDS encoding NUDIX domain-containing protein — protein sequence MAVIRSAGLVLYRERGGGTEVLIGHMGGPLWAHKDEQAWSFPKGQYDDGETPEAAARREFEEELGLAPPEGPWRPLGEERQPNGKLVTLWALAADLDPGLVVPGLFRMEWPPRSGRIQEFPEIDRVAWVDLPTARRLLVKGQIVFLDKLAELTAGGAGRP from the coding sequence ATGGCGGTGATACGGAGCGCGGGGCTGGTGCTGTACCGCGAGCGTGGCGGCGGGACCGAGGTCCTCATCGGGCATATGGGCGGTCCGCTGTGGGCGCACAAGGACGAACAGGCGTGGTCGTTCCCGAAGGGGCAGTACGACGACGGCGAGACGCCCGAGGCGGCGGCCCGGCGCGAGTTCGAGGAGGAGCTGGGGCTCGCCCCGCCGGAGGGGCCCTGGCGGCCCCTGGGCGAGGAGCGCCAGCCGAACGGGAAGCTCGTCACGCTCTGGGCGCTCGCGGCCGATCTCGATCCCGGTCTGGTGGTGCCGGGACTCTTCCGGATGGAGTGGCCGCCGCGCTCCGGCCGGATCCAGGAGTTCCCGGAGATCGACCGGGTCGCCTGGGTTGATCTGCCGACGGCCCGCCGACTGCTGGTCAAGGGCCAGATCGTCTTTCTCGACAAGCTGGCCGAACTGACGGCCGGCGGCGCGGGTCGCCCCTAG
- a CDS encoding RICIN domain-containing protein, producing MSGAFEPGRYLVRNIASGLVLEVYGGVKGSGAVVQQARETGEAVQQWRIEPVPNGSGLYHFVNVSSGKRLDVADASTENGARIQQWRPNNFGAQEWVIESLVAVPGTYAVVSFVSGLLLEVADGSEEPGARVQQWEDTDGAHQQWRLEPCG from the coding sequence GTGAGCGGGGCTTTCGAACCGGGCCGCTATCTGGTGCGCAATATCGCCAGTGGGCTGGTCCTGGAGGTGTACGGCGGCGTCAAGGGCAGCGGCGCGGTCGTCCAGCAGGCGCGGGAGACCGGCGAGGCGGTCCAGCAGTGGCGGATCGAACCGGTGCCCAACGGCAGCGGGCTGTACCACTTCGTGAACGTCTCCAGCGGGAAGCGGCTGGACGTCGCCGACGCCTCCACCGAGAACGGCGCACGTATCCAGCAGTGGCGGCCCAACAACTTCGGCGCCCAGGAGTGGGTCATCGAATCGCTGGTGGCCGTGCCCGGTACGTACGCCGTGGTCAGCTTTGTCAGCGGGCTGCTGCTGGAGGTCGCCGACGGCAGCGAGGAGCCGGGGGCCCGGGTCCAGCAGTGGGAGGACACGGACGGGGCGCATCAGCAGTGGCGGCTGGAGCCCTGCGGCTGA
- a CDS encoding beta-ketoacyl-ACP synthase III codes for MIGSRIASLGHYQPASVLTNADLEALVDTSDEWIRSRVGISTRHRAADDEPVDELAAHAAAKALAGAGLTPGDIDLVLVATSTAIDRSPNTAARVAARLGMGSPAVMDLNVVCAGFTHALATADHAIRAGSARRALVVGADKMTAITDWTDRTTCVLTGDGAGAAVVEAAEYEDRGPAGDAVPGIGPVVWGSVPEMGHAVRIEGTPPRFAQEGQTVYRWATTQLPPIARSVCERGGVDPAELAAVVLHQANLRIIEPVARKIGAVNAVIARDVVHSGNTSAASIPMAFSKLVERGEIPKGAPVLLFGFGGNLSYAGQIVRCP; via the coding sequence ATGATCGGATCGCGTATCGCGTCACTGGGGCACTACCAGCCCGCGTCCGTGCTGACCAATGCGGATCTCGAAGCCCTGGTGGACACCAGCGACGAGTGGATCCGCTCCCGGGTCGGCATCAGCACCCGGCACCGGGCCGCCGATGACGAGCCGGTGGACGAGCTGGCGGCGCACGCCGCGGCCAAGGCGCTGGCCGGAGCCGGGCTCACCCCGGGGGACATCGATCTCGTCCTGGTCGCGACCTCCACGGCGATCGACCGTTCGCCGAACACCGCGGCCCGGGTCGCGGCCCGGCTCGGCATGGGCTCGCCCGCCGTGATGGACCTCAATGTGGTCTGTGCCGGTTTCACCCATGCCCTGGCCACCGCCGACCACGCGATACGGGCCGGTTCGGCCCGCCGGGCCCTGGTCGTCGGCGCCGACAAGATGACCGCGATCACGGACTGGACGGACCGTACGACCTGCGTCCTGACCGGCGACGGAGCGGGCGCGGCGGTCGTCGAGGCGGCGGAGTACGAGGACCGCGGCCCGGCGGGAGACGCGGTACCGGGCATCGGCCCCGTGGTCTGGGGCTCGGTACCCGAGATGGGCCACGCCGTACGGATCGAGGGCACCCCGCCGCGGTTCGCCCAGGAAGGCCAGACCGTCTACCGCTGGGCCACCACCCAGCTGCCGCCCATCGCCCGCTCGGTCTGCGAACGGGGCGGCGTGGATCCGGCGGAGCTGGCGGCGGTCGTGCTGCACCAGGCCAATCTGCGGATCATCGAGCCCGTCGCCCGGAAGATCGGCGCGGTGAACGCGGTGATCGCCCGGGACGTCGTCCATTCGGGCAACACCTCGGCCGCGTCGATCCCGATGGCCTTCTCCAAGCTCGTCGAGCGCGGCGAGATCCCGAAGGGCGCCCCGGTGCTCCTCTTCGGCTTCGGCGGCAACCTGTCGTACGCGGGGCAGATCGTCCGCTGCCCCTGA
- a CDS encoding aldo/keto reductase — protein MSKVPSLTLNNGVAMPQLGFGVWQVSDDEAVRAVATALEAGYRSIDTAAVYENETGTGRAVAASGIPREEIFLTTKLWNSDHGYDRALRAFDASLDRLGTDYVDLYLMHWPVPRRDTYVDTWRAFEKILSDGRARAVGVSNFLPEHLDRLVEETSVVPAVNQIELHPQFQQAESRAAHRRHGVVTEAWSPLGQGKGLLTVPAVAAVARKHGRTPAQVVLRWHLQNGNVVIPKSVTPSRIRENIDVFGFELDSDDLAAFAALDEGRRLGPDPSDFG, from the coding sequence GTGAGCAAGGTCCCCTCCCTCACTCTCAACAACGGCGTCGCCATGCCGCAGCTCGGCTTCGGCGTCTGGCAGGTCTCCGACGACGAGGCGGTACGGGCGGTCGCCACGGCGCTGGAGGCCGGCTACCGCAGCATCGACACCGCCGCCGTGTACGAGAACGAGACCGGCACCGGCCGGGCCGTCGCCGCCTCGGGCATCCCCCGCGAAGAAATCTTCCTCACCACCAAGCTGTGGAACAGCGACCACGGATACGACCGGGCGCTGCGCGCCTTCGACGCCTCCCTCGACCGGCTCGGCACGGATTATGTGGATCTGTATCTCATGCACTGGCCGGTACCGCGGCGGGACACGTACGTGGACACCTGGCGGGCCTTCGAGAAGATCCTGTCCGACGGCCGGGCCCGGGCCGTCGGCGTGTCGAACTTCCTGCCGGAACATCTGGACCGGCTCGTCGAGGAGACGTCCGTCGTTCCCGCGGTCAACCAGATCGAACTCCACCCCCAGTTCCAGCAGGCGGAGTCGCGGGCCGCGCACCGGCGGCACGGTGTCGTCACCGAGGCCTGGTCCCCACTGGGCCAGGGCAAGGGGCTGCTGACCGTGCCCGCGGTGGCCGCGGTGGCCCGCAAGCACGGCCGTACTCCCGCGCAGGTGGTCCTGCGCTGGCATCTCCAGAATGGGAACGTCGTCATCCCGAAGTCGGTGACGCCCTCCCGGATCCGGGAGAACATCGACGTCTTCGGCTTCGAACTGGACTCCGACGATCTGGCGGCCTTCGCCGCGCTGGACGAGGGGCGGCGGCTGGGCCCCGACCCGTCGGACTTCGGCTGA
- the fdhD gene encoding formate dehydrogenase accessory sulfurtransferase FdhD — MGRVTERRRTLRIRDGAVSDRPDTLVVEEPLEIRLNGEPLAITMRTPGDDFALATGFLVSEGVIGAADDIRQILYCAGATAEGVNTYNVVDVKLAPGVPEPETDLRRKVYTTSSCGLCGKASLDAVRTRTRFPVADSPGLRLTPALLSALPDRLRAAQRVFDRTGGLHAAALFSEDGELLDVREDVGRHNAVDKLIGLAVRDGGLPLSRAVLMVSGRASFELVQKAVMAGIPVLAAVSAPSSLAVDLAAESGLTLVGFLRGPNMNVYTGAERIAVDSPATVGRDS, encoded by the coding sequence ATGGGACGGGTGACCGAGCGCCGCCGTACCCTCCGCATCAGGGACGGCGCGGTGTCCGACCGCCCCGACACCCTGGTCGTCGAGGAGCCGCTGGAGATCCGGCTCAACGGCGAACCGCTGGCGATCACCATGCGCACCCCGGGCGACGACTTCGCCCTCGCCACCGGTTTCCTGGTCAGCGAGGGCGTGATCGGGGCGGCCGACGACATCCGGCAGATCCTGTACTGCGCCGGGGCGACCGCAGAAGGCGTGAACACCTACAACGTGGTCGACGTCAAACTCGCACCCGGCGTCCCCGAACCCGAGACCGATCTGCGGCGCAAGGTGTACACCACCTCCTCGTGCGGGCTGTGCGGCAAGGCCAGCCTCGACGCCGTACGCACCAGGACCCGCTTCCCGGTCGCCGACTCCCCCGGGCTGCGACTCACCCCGGCCCTGCTCTCGGCGCTCCCGGACCGGCTGCGCGCCGCCCAGCGAGTGTTCGACCGCACCGGCGGACTGCACGCGGCGGCCCTCTTCTCGGAGGACGGTGAACTGCTGGACGTACGGGAGGACGTGGGGCGGCACAACGCGGTCGACAAGCTGATCGGCCTGGCGGTGCGCGACGGCGGTCTGCCGCTGTCGCGGGCCGTGCTCATGGTCTCGGGGCGGGCCTCTTTCGAACTGGTCCAGAAGGCGGTGATGGCCGGGATCCCGGTCCTCGCGGCGGTCTCGGCGCCGTCGTCGCTCGCCGTGGACCTGGCGGCGGAGTCGGGTCTGACCCTGGTGGGTTTTCTGCGCGGCCCGAACATGAACGTGTACACGGGCGCCGAACGCATCGCCGTCGACAGCCCGGCGACGGTGGGCCGGGACTCCTGA
- a CDS encoding class I SAM-dependent methyltransferase: MTRHHDHTSAPHAHSHAHGGHDMDWERMAPLLERGAELNSTLYRDAAHWLAGQLPAAAVRRVLDIGSGPGVLTVLLAEVFPYAEVVAVDATPELLERAADRAARAGIGDRFRAVRAELPDGLGALGTADLIWAGDSVHHIGDQRAMLDGLAGLLRPGGLLALVEGGLPTRHLPRDIGLGRPGLEARIDAVQSDWFTKMRAELPGAKEEVEDWRALLTAAGLTDSRTRSFLLDLPAPLPEAAREHVTAVFARRREAADGRLADDDIAVLDRLLDPADPHALARRADLHLLTARTVHTGRRA, encoded by the coding sequence ATGACCCGTCACCACGATCACACCAGCGCCCCCCACGCCCACTCCCATGCCCACGGCGGCCACGACATGGACTGGGAGCGGATGGCGCCCCTGCTGGAGCGCGGCGCCGAACTGAACAGCACCCTCTACCGTGACGCCGCGCACTGGCTCGCCGGGCAGCTTCCGGCCGCCGCGGTCCGCCGGGTCCTGGACATAGGCAGCGGTCCGGGGGTACTCACCGTGCTGCTGGCCGAGGTGTTCCCGTACGCCGAAGTGGTCGCCGTCGACGCCACCCCCGAGCTGCTGGAGCGGGCCGCCGACCGGGCCGCGCGCGCGGGCATCGGCGACCGGTTCCGGGCCGTGCGCGCCGAACTCCCCGACGGTCTGGGCGCCCTGGGCACCGCCGATCTGATCTGGGCGGGCGATTCGGTCCATCACATCGGCGACCAGCGCGCGATGCTGGACGGTCTGGCGGGGCTGCTGCGGCCCGGCGGGCTCCTCGCGCTTGTCGAGGGCGGGCTGCCCACCCGCCATCTGCCGCGCGATATCGGCCTCGGGCGGCCCGGTCTCGAAGCCCGGATCGACGCCGTGCAGAGCGACTGGTTCACCAAGATGCGGGCCGAGCTGCCCGGTGCGAAGGAGGAGGTCGAGGACTGGCGGGCGCTGCTGACCGCCGCCGGTCTGACGGACAGCCGGACCCGGTCCTTCCTCCTTGATCTGCCCGCCCCCCTTCCGGAGGCCGCCCGGGAGCATGTGACGGCGGTCTTCGCCCGGCGGCGGGAAGCCGCCGACGGGCGGCTCGCGGACGACGACATCGCGGTCCTCGACCGACTGCTCGACCCGGCGGACCCGCATGCGCTGGCCCGGCGGGCGGACCTCCATCTCCTGACCGCGCGGACCGTGCACACGGGCCGCCGCGCCTGA